The genomic DNA GATGAAATTATTccggggggggagaggggggacCAGGCTTCTTCACATGATGATCTTGATGCCCGGACTGGAAAGCTCTCTgccgcctggctggctgcttgcttgcttgctcgctcgctcgctcgtggTCTTGTCTTGCACCCGCCAATGGCCGGGCAAAGGTAAGGACTTCACGCCAAGGCACAGTGGTAGTACCTGCCTGTAGTATGTGCCTACTTTTGTATGTTGCTGCATTGAACTCTCTTTccctgcctgggctgggATCCGACACGTATTGTAGCAACGTGCTCACCGGGTCACGAGTACTAACAGACCTACCTACAGTATGCAGTATTAGTAGTACTAACTTACTAAAATAAAGTCCCACCCCGGACTGTGATGCCCCAACTCACACACCCCTCCTGTTTCGCACCTGCCTTCGTTACCTCGCCTTATTATTACGTACCTACAGTAAGTACCTTGCTTGCCCAAAGCTACAAAACTACCTCAGTACCTCCGAGCAACCGACCAAGTTgggtaccttacctaccttaggtacctaaggtTCTTACCCTTGGTCCTGCTGCCACTCTTCAGACAGCTGCTCCCCTCTGCCACTACCTACTTCGTATCATCCTTCCATTCATCTCCTACCATCTTCACCTTCTTCACCACAAAGACCAGCAGCCTCTCTCGTCTGGAAGCCATCGCTCACTGCGGTCTGGTCCGTGGTAGCAGACGGTTGGCTAAGCATAACATCGTTGTCCTTGCTcatcgctcgtcgtcggcaccccCTGCGTCCAcacaaccgccgccgccagcccccaTCCGCGACTCTCAGGACGCcttcgccatcatcatgtaCCGCGCCCCCAGGAGcttctcgacctcggccagAGTGCATCCCAGCTTCCTTCCTCACCTGCGCCACTCTCGCCACATGCCATTTCGCTGGTACGCCCGTCTTGTCCCGCCCTCACCTATTCTACCCCTTTCCTCCTCTCTTCTCCATGCCCTGCGTTCCGTCATTCTCGAAACATGTGAGCAGAAGCGTTGAGAACGAGCAGGCGCATGTCGGCTGGGAGGGCTATTTCTCTGCGATGGCACAAGCAAGAATGTCCGCATGCGTTTGTTGTGTGTGAGAGTGAGAGTTGGAGTGAGGGGCTTCGTGTAATACTGCCCAGACTTACCATTTGTTTTGCACGCACAGGCTCAAACCCATACTTGTCGTCTCCATGATCGGCCTAGCCGCAAAGACCTACGTCGAAGTCGCCGGGAGGCGTCGTGACGCTCGGCTGCTCGCCGCTGAgcgcgacgctgccgagcagcagcgccgcgacaaTGCCCTCATGGACGTCTACGGCGACCGTTCCAGTCTCGATGCCCTGGAGAAAGCCGTCGAGTTCTATGAGAAGCGGCGCTGACAGCTGGCCGCTACGCCGACCGCAAAATCAACCTGCCCGTGCCCGAGCATTACAAGGGCGGCAAACCGCTCACCAGACGGCTGGAACTGTTGAGACGGATAGCAATATGAAAAGGCATTTCCAATTGGCGTTTGGGAGAGCATCGGCATATATAGGGTAGCCATGGCAGGCAGGAAGGATAAGGCGTTTTTGTTTTCTCTCGGACCTTTCAGGTCACGTATCTGGTGCTTCTTGTTCATTCACCCTGAACGGACCGGAATCTCTCCCCATCTTGATATTGTCATTGACTAAACGTTTTGGAGGGACAGTAGGAGAAAGATGAGCTTGGTAAAGCGTATGGAGACTATTTCACACAAATCAGCTTGTTGTGCTGTCACGGTGGTCCAAAACTCTAGCATACGAGAATGTGACCCGGTTTCCCATACCGACCCGAGGAGAGTTGCGCGCCGGCTCCGTCCTCTCGAGTTTATCTTGCACCTTCATCCTTGAGCCAGCTCTCTTCGGGTCACTTCAACATAGGAGCTTACGGCAGCTCACAGAACAAGCGAGGCGACTACCGCCAGGGTGACGGCCGACCAGCCCAGGAATGCGACAGCGCGAGTCGTCGAGCCGCTGGCCGCGTCCTTGGCATTGGGCATGACACAAGCCATCTCCGCCCAAGGCGCCTTGTCCGAGTCGCCTGACGGCCCCCACAAGGTCATGACGGCCATGGGCAGGCCCGCGGCTGTCTTAAacgcctccttggcggcccCATCGTGACGGCGGAAGAAGGTTGCATTGCTGCTCAGGACGGACGGCATGTCCTTTGCTGCCACGAGGGAAGGAGAAGAAACGTCAGCCAAATATGCAGATAACTAAAACGATAACAACAACTTGGGCCTGCCGTAGGGGATATAAGAAGGGAAGAAGAATCCAAAAGGGAAGGGCCTCCCCTCACCGGACAgcgacaaggccatggccgtctgGCAGGCACGCGGGCTTGGTGTCAAACGCCGGACACGAGTCCCTGGCGTagctcgccgcggcgtcctTGGACAGCTGATCGACGcactcgtcggcgacgaggccccTGCAGCTGGGCGTCTTGCCGCTGTCCCAGcgggaggcgctcgagggctTGACGTCGAAGGCGTAGACGCACAGGTGCCAGGTGTCGCTCAcgttattgttgttgttgttgatgttgttgttgttatcgtcgttggcgagctcgcggcccgccggcggGGCCAGCGACATGACggtggccgtcttgccgccgttgccgtcgagcgcTCCGTCCCTGACGCCAATCTTGAGCCGCCACCTtcctgcgcggcgcccgggTACGCCCTCGTCACGTCGAAGCCCGTCAGGTTGgccgtgctgctgttggtgggCGAGTCGAGGACCCTTTGCCACGTCTCGCTTGAAATGTCGCGCGCGTCGGGCCCGGCGTAGATGATCGTCTTGTCAtcgttggcggccgcgcagaccacggcggcggccgtcatggtTATGGCTCCGGCTCGCATGCTGCTGGATAGCAACGTTGTTGGATGTGTCGAGAGCCTGTTCTTCCCTCTTGGTCGACGTTCGCGTcaccagtcagtcagtcagtcagccagtgcctgctcgacctcagccatggcatggccggcggctggcAAAGGTTTGACtcgggggaggcggggggcAGCACTTACACGTACGTACCAAAGGGTGAAGTGACGGTctgtcggcgatggcgtcagGAGATGtccacggcgagcacgaTGACGCGCAGCACAAGACAAGTAATGACGAGGAGATAGACGGGGAAAGCAAATCCGAACCCCGAAGCAGGTACCAGTTCAATATAGCTGGAGACTTTGGAGCGGCAGTGCGACGAGCCCTCCCAGGGCGGACAAGCCGGGCTTATTTACCTCTTCACTCCCACCGGTAACTGCCCGCGCTGGCCGGATGCGATGACACGGAGCGTGGCAGCCACCTCGAAGATCCAGTTCAGGCACCCTTCCGCCCGTCTGGACGTCCACCCACCCCCCTACCCCCATTCTGCCTTGTCCTTCGATGACCtcgcttcgcctcgcctcgccgcccttcgCAGTACGGCTGGCCCGTGGTGGATGGGTGCACATGTACTACGCGagccgggctgctgccctaccctgcctgccctgcaaACCTGCCCCGGTCGACGAGACACGtccgcccgacgacgagccaacATGTGCTATTCCATGGACGGTGATACGCCGAATAGGGGGTTCGGACAGGGCCAatcgatgctgccgccgagaaATTGGCACTTCCCAGCTCGTGTGGAGGACGACAAGCCATTAGGcttggctgcagctggccccgggcggggggcggggggcaaAAGGTCCCTTGGGTATGTGCCCTCCTCTGCAGAGCCGCTGGTGATACTCCAGTTTGTATGTATATGAATAAATTGTCATCCACTCTCAGGTCGGGGGTGTGCTGCAATCGAATAATGGTGTCACACGCAACCAGCCGTCTGAGCAAATGCCAGGTCCATTCATGACCATGGCCGCTCTACGTAACTTGACTCGTCTCGATTTGTCCTACCCAGTATCTAGCTGACGTGCTAATTCCGTGCTCTGTATCAAGTGCTCTGTAGTACCGTGGTAACCAGTAGAGTCCGCAAGAAGGATTACCGGTTCGGTTCGTTGACGTCTGGGTTGATGTACTTCTCGTAGTGGCTAGACTTGTTCCGCTCAGCACGTAGCCCTGCCAAGATGAGACGTGCCCGCTGCCAGCATCCCGCAAGCCATGCCTCAGTGACAAGAGGCCCAAAGAGAGATCCCGTCCTTGTCTCGACCCAACTTGCGCCATTCCGGAGCAGCCCTCGCGTCGTCACAGATCTTGTCGTGCCGTGAGACGAGAatgccaaaaaaaaaaaagggggcaGAACTGGCGTTAGCAGAGTGCCAAACAGTGATGTTGGGGACGGAGACTCACCGAAACCCATAGCAAGACTTCAACCCAGCCTAACGCAGCTCATTCGTCAGTCAATCGCCGGGCCGGCGAGCTCTCTGCGCTTGATCTTTGAACGATGAGCATCCTGGTCGGCCAGCTTGCTCGCGAAGCCCTTGGATACGTGGGCCACAAAGTTCGGCGTATTCACCATTGCGTCCAAGATTTGCGTCCAAGCCTTGTAGTTCACACCATCACAGAAGTATTGGATCATGAGGTTGCCCAGTTCCCTTTGAGCGGTATGCTCCAGAATCAAGGCTTCGAATGCGTCGGCGAAGTCCTGCGTGGTCATCTTCTGCAGCGTAATGTCATTCCCGGTTCGGAAGAGCGTCCGATGGGCGTCCCCAATCGCTACCTTGAGACACTGGGTCATGAATTTGCCCATTTCTCTGCTCAGAAACCGATCGCACAGTTTCAAGACCTCGACAAAGTCTCGCATGTGGTTTTTGGGATGCTGTGACTCAGGGTTTGCCAAGGGTTTCGGTGGTGTATGCCGCACGATGGTCGCGAAGCTGGCAGCCAGACCAATATAAAATCCCATGTACTTGgggtcgatgtcgtcgaacACGACCTTGTTGTTGGAGGCTTCCTTGAAGCCGGGCTTGTTAAGGCACGTGTCGAAGTATTCGGAGCTCTTCGTGAGGACGCTCTTGTGCACAACAAAAACCTCTTGCTTGACCACGATGTCGATAGAAGCTGCATTACTCCTGTGACAGTCAGCCAGTgaaaggaaaagaaaaagggAGGGGGTAAGTCAAAGAGTGCCCTGGCGCTGGAACTTTGAGCATAAAGGCCACGCTCCTTTGGAGTCCCCGAGAAGCAGGAAGCGTCGTTTGGGAATGACGGGTAGCGATAAGGAAACATGACTGAGCAAATGAAGAAAAAAAGATAACATTAACAACGTACTTGACGAGCCAGCAGGTGCGATAGTCTGCGAGAAGAACTGAAGGCGTTCGTGGCTCCGCGTTAGCCTTGGGCTTCTTACGTTGGACAGGCATCGGTGCTGGAGTCTCGACCGTCGTGCAATTGAGACGGATAAGGAGGGCCTGGGAGAGCTGCGGAAGGGCAGGGCAGTGGAGGTCGTGCTCTTGGCCAGTCCTGCCAAAGCTCGCTTTCTCTCGGCACAGACAGAAGGGCGTAGTGAAAGCGTcggcggggtggtggtgaaggtgGCGGGTGAACAAGAAGTGGAGGAGAATgatgaggtggtgatggtgagaAGAACGCGTCAAGTTGCTTGCTGTTGCCAAAGTTGGGAAGAAGATAGAACCCCGGGGAGGAACAAGTGCTGCGCAGGTGTGAGCGGAGAGGGCATGGCCATGTAAAAAGCGAGTAGCGCTGGGTGTAGGACGCTGGCAGCTGTCCGCACTTGGGTCCATTCAAGGTCGAGTTTCTCCGGCAACTGGCCGCACAGGGCTGGGTGGCACGCGTGCGAGAGCACAACATCTTGAGGCCTGCCGTAAAATTGAAACAGTCGTATCGAAGGATGAAGCTGCGCTGCTCCGCGCGCGGTTTGTTCGCCTCAGCGGGCCTTGGGCCTGCGTATCACCACCCTCTCCTGCTCGCGCTCCCAGCCAACGCCATCGTTTGCCTTGAGATCGTGCCAAGTTGAGCCCGTCATGCGCTCGAGAAACTCCATGTCGACGGACAGGTACGTCTTGCCAATGCTCTTGAGCGCGTGCATCCGTacatcggcctcggcccaCTCCATGACGCGCGCCTTGTGCCCGTCCACGGCTCGTTTGACCCGGAAGAAGAGGAGCGAGTTGTCGTGCAccagcgcggccagcgcggcgcagaCTTTGGCGTCCCGCAGGTTGTACCGCTGTCGCAGCGCGAATGCCTCGGTcagctgtcgccgccgacaggcCGTGTCGAGAACCAGATAGCCGACGACCTCGTACAGCTCCACCGACGTGAGGGGCTGCTGTGGGTGAAGGGCGCGCAGAAGGTGCAAGATGGCCGGGTGGTAAGACTCGGGTTGCTTTGCGAGGACTGACAGGCGGATGCAAAAGAGGTACGCCTGGACGGCGAAGTCGTCGCCCCGCTTCGAggccacgatgccctcgcgAAGCTTGC from Purpureocillium takamizusanense chromosome 4, complete sequence includes the following:
- a CDS encoding uncharacterized protein (COG:S~EggNog:ENOG503PIQY) translates to MPVQRKKPKANAEPRTPSVLLADYRTCWLVKSNAASIDIVVKQEVFVVHKSVLTKSSEYFDTCLNKPGFKEASNNKVVFDDIDPKYMGFYIGLAASFATIVRHTPPKPLANPESQHPKNHMRDFVEVLKLCDRFLSREMGKFMTQCLKVAIGDAHRTLFRTGNDITLQKMTTQDFADAFEALILEHTAQRELGNLMIQYFCDGVNYKAWTQILDAMVNTPNFVAHVSKGFASKLADQDAHRSKIKRRELAGPAID
- a CDS encoding uncharacterized protein (EggNog:ENOG503PV72~TransMembrane:1 (o32-50i)), whose amino-acid sequence is MYRAPRSFSTSARVHPSFLPHLRHSRHMPFRWLKPILVVSMIGLAAKTYVEVAGRRRDARLLAAERDAAEQQRRDNALMDVYGDRSSLDALEKAVEFYEKRR
- a CDS encoding uncharacterized protein (EggNog:ENOG503NUZR), translating into MPNRGTKAPSGPWGRLKPVEQDPLESIGLPSKGDTRLLDFKTQERYYTKIVERYMTFCSDAGQRDELLRRFSSLAIGESAASRAVPTSASVEALENPANTKALSDVMAALRKLREGIVASKRGDDFAVQAYLFCIRLSVLAKQPESYHPAILHLLRALHPQQPLTSVELYEVVGYLVLDTACRRRQLTEAFALRQRYNLRDAKVCAALAALVHDNSLLFFRVKRAVDGHKARVMEWAEADVRMHALKSIGKTYLSVDMEFLERMTGSTWHDLKANDGVGWEREQERVVIRRPKAR
- a CDS encoding uncharacterized protein (TransMembrane:1 (i69-87o)), which produces MPSVLSSNATFFRRHDGAAKEAFKTAAGLPMAVMTLWGPSGDSDKAPWAEMACVMPNAKDAASGSTTRAVAFLGWSAVTLAVVASLVL